The Clostridiales bacterium nucleotide sequence GCCTTTAGATGGAATTTACTTTAGAAAAGTGGAACTTACTTTGAAATTTCACCATGATAAAAAAGGCACCTGCTCAATGCAGGCGCTTTCATGAAACCCTTGGAAATGTAACCGAAAATTTGCTTCCTTTCCCCTCTATACTTTCAACGGAAACCTTTCCGCCTAATTTTGTTGTCAAACGCTGAACGATGGATAATCCCAACCCGCTTCCACTTCCTGAACGGGCTGGGTCACACTTATATAGTCGCTCGAAAACATACGGTAAATCAACTTTTGAAATTCCACGTCCGTTATCAGTGACGGAGACACCGGC carries:
- a CDS encoding sensor histidine kinase gives rise to the protein MDKESYQRILNNMIQNVLHHSKATQIFVAVFADNKKAGVSVTDNGRGISKVDLPYVFERLYKCDPARSGSGSGLGLSIVQRLTTKLGGKVSVESIEGKGSKFSVTFPRVS